One Arachis hypogaea cultivar Tifrunner chromosome 18, arahy.Tifrunner.gnm2.J5K5, whole genome shotgun sequence genomic window, TCGTTTTTTACCCGACCTCACAATTGAGGTCGTTTTTTACGAGTTGtttatataacttcttacatttCTGGTTAGAAGTTATATCCAagagttacctgaaacgttgatttgggcctgaacgtgaggtccagatcCCTTTGTATGGAagcgtccgacttgttgatgcCGAGGTGCCgcccatagttgtcagaaccgaaccggtgatcgaaccggtcaggtcactgggtcactgggttattggttcaaccggtaggtcactggttgaaccgattgacccggtcctatataaataaaaaataaaatatagtaaaaaatttaaaattaaaatttaaaatacatattttcactaacattttaaaaatatctagctattctaaaacaatatgaaataggaacaataagtattttgttaattttactctatcataaatattttaatttttttatattaaaataactattattttcgaattttaataatttattaattagtttatatctattatactattatatactacaagtatttattgaaaaataatattaatagatattatataattataaaaaataaatgagtttataattattgttaaataaaaatataattaatttaagaatgaatgagtttataactaaaattaaaataaattaaatagattgataaaagatatccatatataaaataatttgtaaatataCCAAATAGTATTGTGATAGCCTGGTGGTTATGATAGGCTCCTTTTTCCCTGAGGATAGGGGTTCGAAACCCACCCCACCCATTTTGACAAATTTTCACTCTCAGCGGTTCGGTTGAACCGATTTACCAAGTTTGATAAGTTTTTGCCGATTGAACCGGGTTTGACCGGTTCACACTGGTTCATTACCTTATTCGGTTCAATTAGCGGACCGACCGACTTAGGGTCCGGTTCACCGATTTTCCGGTCAAATCGGCCGGTCCAGTCCGGTTTTTACAACACTGGTGCCGCCTGTCCGAGTTCTTCGTGAGGAGGTGgggagtggtacctgcaagagacttcgatgcttaaaTTAGCAAGGGCTTTAGGTAGATTTTTAGTATATCAGAACGTAAATTATACCTGAGggtatcagtgtatttatagtagaatatTAACCACATATGTTGAGTAGTTCTACCTTTATGGGTGGATGATCGTTCTCTTTTTCTTAGGAGTTATTGAGACCTATCTTTTAGGAAAGATAGAGATAGTGGAGAGATTCGCAGAAACAGTTACTTACTTGGGCAAGCAGAGTTGGGCTCCTTTCATGGGGTCCGTCCTCTTTAACGAGGTCAGGTACGGGTTAGAGGCCCCCTTCATGAATTGGGTCGGGCCTGGCTTTAGTTATTGGGACATGATATGAACACATACCTCGTAAGTCATAAAATTCTTGACAATATTAGCATGAAAAAAGGAGCTATAAAATTGtcttaaaatagtaaaatattacCATCCTTTGTgataaatttatctaaaaataacaGTTGGGGATGTTTAGAATTGAACAAAATCAATGAATTGAACAAAAACATTTCAAAATTGGAcaaactaaaatttgaaaaattcaaaaagtttaattttctacttttttttactttcatcctatttaattttcaatttaaaattaaaaaatcttaacCAAATCAAATTGAATCGAAGATATACATAAAATCATAGTTATCAAGTCCGGTTCAATCTGACCAGTTTAATTAGAAACCAAGTTACCTGATCAGACTAAGCCACTTGTTAGGCCAGGCAAACATCACTCCTGCTGAAATTCGGGTCAACCCGTTTGGTGTTTAGTAAAATTAGTGCTCCTATCGGTCTATATAACTCATACCGGATCATGTTTAATgtttttttaaaaccaaaacgACGTCATTCCAGTAAATGACGTCATTCGGTATCGTGTATCTTGAAATTTCAtagtgaaattaaaatttatggtGGTAGTTGTTGTTATATGTGATTTTTTAGAATTGTTGTAAATTTTTACTACACCTTGAAAATGACTATAGCTGAATTTGTTGTTGCAAATTATCAATTagctgaatttgttgctgaaCATACCATTGagcaaattttttttgttgttagaTAGCATCACTGAGTTGAATTTATTGTTGATTATCATCATTGGACCTTGAATTTGTTGAACCTTAAATTTATTGCTATATTGCTTAAATAATTACCGAGCTAAATATTTTGTtgctgtaatttttttttttttgctaaaattttaaaaatatctccaTCACAAACACCATCAGAAATGTCACTATTTCAAGAACAAACATTATCAACAACTCCTGATGTTACAAGGCTGTCAAATGGGCCAGCCAGCCCATTTAGACCCAGCCTGTTTAAGCTCGTTTCGTCCACGAGCTATAATTTTTCAGTCTGGACTATTTATAGTTAGCTCGATGGGTTAAATGGGCTGGCccgtttatccttttatttttttaagattattttaacaaaaatatcacTTTTAGGTCAAAAACTTTAACCAAACAGTATATTGGTTAAAAGtgctatttttagaaaaaaatgtaaaaaaaataaacaggcCGCCCATTTAGCCCGTGAGTTAGTCCGTTTAACCCGTCATTTTTTCAGGTTAATCGGGCTCAGCCTTTTAGCCCCAAAATTAAATGGGTTTAACTTTAGAGGCAAAATTCGCCTGTTTAACTGGATAAATAGATTGACCCGATGAGTTTAACCCATTTTAACGGCCCTACGAGTAAAAGAGTAAGACTTTATTTTGCAGGTAGTTTTTAGACATGGGATATAGTTCTGCggatttttttctcaaataaaataaaaaaagataaatatttccCCAAACCCGAAATTCCAACTTTATTTTCCAGGATACgagtttttttttgtaataagggCAAATTCACCGTACTCCCGCGTGAACTGTATACAAGTTATAAAGTTTGCGCGCACCCTCAGCGAACTATATGATGGGTTTCGATGATAAAAGTATGGATGTTGGAGAGTATATGCAAAGCATAGTATTGGTTTTCATTTTTATGGTTGACATTTTCGCTACGATGTCAAAGAATCCACTGTTATCCATTCAATACAATGGTGAAATAGTGTATGACGAAGAGGGTTTTATAGTTTTTAGATCAGGGCAACCGATATTCACCTACATGACACAAGAGGTTGACAGTTTAACCGCtttgaagaatttgatattgcATTCCGTCGGACAGCAAGAGGAAAATAGGGTTAAAAATATTTACTACAGATATCCAACCGAAGTAGATGGCAGTTTGTTTTATAAAAGGTATATTACACTCGTATTGTCTTTGTTACTATTATGTTTATGAGAGTACGGTAGTGAGAAATACGTTTGTTGTCTTGAATTAGGTACCGTTTGCGTGACGACGAGGACGTACGGCTCATACGGTCGTGGCACAACCGATGAACAAATATCCATCTGCTGAAATTATTTGTGTATCTCGTTGAGGTGGGTGGCCGAGGATCATCTGCAGATACGGTTGATAATAATCCGTTGAGTGGAGCTATTAGACAAACTATCAGAAGGATTATGGTGGATCTTAATATGCCACCCGAGGGAAGTCAGGAGGGGTCAAATGTTGAAGCTTGTAATATTAACTTGATGGACGATAGAGTTGAAAGTCATGATGGTTCGGCTACTAGAGATCCGATGATGGATCAATATGAAGTTAACCCCGATGAGGTAGACGACGCCGAGGAAGAACCAGCTGAAATTCCTGCCGATGGTGACGAGGAAGGAATGAACTACTACGGTGACACTCAGATAGCTCTTACATAACCCGTCATCTCTCAACCATATGACCGGCCAAATCATTTCACGAGGTTGAATCTCGATGCAATGACTTCGAATTGGTCGTTTACACAGGGAGGCTCTGAAGAGGATCCAAGCAATGAGTTTGAGGTTGGACAACAATTTAAGGACAAGGAAGAAGTGATGCTGGCAGTTAAGTAGTACACCATTAGGAGGGCTGCGGATTACAAAATAGTAGAAAGATGGAGGTATAATGCACAATGTATCCAATTTGGACCTAGTTGTAATTGGAGCATACTGATATCATATCGCCGGAAGCAAGAAAAGTGGGAGGTTAAGAGATACAATGGGCCTCATTCCTGCATGCAAACTTCGATGGGACATGACCATGGTAGGTTGGATTCGAAGGTGATTGCGCAACACATTTTCACGATGGTCAAAGCCGATCCAACAATCAGCATCAGGGTTCTGCAAGGAGGTGTGGAAAGGCACTTTGGTTACAAGGCGTCCTACCAAAAGGTTTGGCTTGCAAAACAGAGAGTGGTCGCCAGATTATATGgcgattgggaggagtcatacaacGAGCTTCCTCATTAGTTATTCGCAATGCATATGTACTTGCCTGGTAAGATTTATTTCAAGTTTTGTTATTTACCATTTTAAAATTCATAGGTGTACAATAACGCACCTAGATTTGTCTCTTTAGGTACTTGGGTGCAATTGGTGACTCAGCTTTGGCCTGGCTCCACGGATACTGTCATGTTTCAGCAAGTCTTTTGGATATTTTCACCGCGTGTTAAggctttcaagcattgcaagccacTTATTTCCGTTGATGTCAGTCACTTATATGGTAAATACGGTGGGACCTTACTGATGGCGATAGCTCAAGACGGGAATGCAAACATTCTGCCTATTGCATTTGCCGTTGTCAAGGGTGAGACAAAGGAGTCGTGGTCATTCTTTCTGTCGTATCTACGGGAGCATGTCACACCACAACTCGGGCTCATAGTGATTTCAGACAGGCACAAATCCATTGATGGTGCATTGAACGCCGACGGGAGTCTATGGAAACCACCTCACGCTTTCCAAGCGTTTTGTACAAGACACATTGCATCCAAGTTCATGACTCACTTCAAGAACAAAGACTTGAAGAAGGTCCTAATTAACGCAGCGTATTCAAGGTCACAACGTGAGTTTGCTCATTATTACGGTCGGTTCAGGGGAAAAAATGTAGCAATCACTAACTGGCTTGAGGAAATGTCACACTCACAATGGGCACAGCATGCTGAAGAGGGTCGTCGATttggtcacatgacgacgaatatatCCGAGTGTATTAATGCTGTTATGAAGGGGTCCCGCAATTTGCCGATCACCGCTCTTGTCAAGTCAAGTTATTTTCGCCTGGGTGAACTCTTTGCAAGGAAGGGTTCTGAGGCACTGGCCCAACTTCAAGTCGGAGCTAAATTCTCTCAGACACTGATGAAGGCCATAGAATTCAACTCGAAGCAcatgaacactatgaatgtttaCCAGTTTAATCGATTGAGAGCAAACTTCACGGTTGAAGAGTTAGCAGCAGTTCCTGGGTCCAGGCAACAGAATTATCAGGTGCTACTTAATGAGGGCACGTGTGATTGTGGGTATTTTTAGGCTCTTCACCTTCACTGTCGTCACATCCTTGCACCTTGCTCTCATGCAAGACTAGATTAGAAGAGGTTCGTTCATCCTGTTTACCGCATGGAGTCGGTCTTCAATGTTTATAGATCAGAGTTTCAACCGATAGGGCATGAGGACCACTGGCCATCGTATGAAGGACCCCGTATTCATCCCAACCCGAGGATAATGAGAGTGAAGAGAGGTCAGCCCGTCAGCTCCAAAATTCACAACAACATGGATGACGTTGAGCATACTGGCGAGAAACTGTGCGGATTATGTTGCCAAAGCGAACACACACGAGGACTTGTACTACCCTTGATGGTGGAGGGGCGTCGTCTAGTCGACGTTAGTCGTGGGGTTTAGTTTACATTTATTTATATGTTTGAAAACTTTCTATGTACTTTCATCGTTTCGTTAGGCATGTTGTTTACAACTGATTTGTTTGCACTAGAAAGTTCATGAAATGAGGACAAAGCAATATATAAGGAAACTGTTTGTAAATGTCAACATgatgtattttaatttgtttacagCAAAATATCCCTTTGTACATTACAAATCCATATGAAAAGCATAACAACCTAGAAACTACCTATGCCTTCGCCCGCCACCCCGTCGACCAGCATATCGTCCATGCGGCTGCGGGTCGAGACACCCACCTGTGCCACACGCAGGTGGTCTGACATCCCGCTGTCCGCGACCAAGTGGAGGAACCAGACCAGGTGCAGAAGTGCTCAACTGATCCCTCATCATCGCATAATCTATAGCGGACGACGACCCACTAGAGTGATCATCCAGAAGGCGTGCCAGGTGTGCAGACTGAGGTGGCATAGTATGCATCTGCGAGAATGGTTGGGTCTGCTGTGGTGTCGTGAACACATCTCCCAAACCGAAATCACCAGCCTGTATCACAGGAGCCATCCAGTCCAGGACCATCATCGTGACATCAATCATGTCCTAGGTGTCCAGTATGGGTTGGTAGTCAGACTGGGGACTAAGATCCGACGGGCTAAACGGCAAATGAAACTGGGTCCCCATATCGACATGAACACAGGCCGCGACTCTCTGTCCCTGTTGACTGGTCCCTGCCTCTGAGTGGTGTGAGACAGGTGGTCTCAGTGACAAGTAGTCTCCTAGTACAAGTCCTGAAATAGTCCCAACTGTCTGCCCTAAATCATCAGAGCGGTGGACTGGCGGGCTGACGGGATCTCTATCACGGGCAGCCTCCTCACCACCCTGTCTGCCGTGCCCTGCACCGCGCCTACCTCTCCCCCGGCCCTCCCCCACCCCCTACCTCTCCCCCCTACCTCTCCCCCCTCCAGCTACTGGCCTAATCTCCGGAAGGTGACCGTCTTCTGGCTGATGCAGATCTGGAGCAAGTGGATGGTGTATGGGCAGATCATGTGGCACAACCCCAGCCACCACGAGGTGCTGGTCACAAAGGCCCACTAACTCTGTGTGTGCCCACTGAAGGTACCAAGTCATATATGGGAGCGACGGACGCAGGTATATAAGATGGTGTATGGGCAGATAATGGTGGACCCGAGCATCTCACAACTCATGCCAGCCACCGAGAAGATGCGGGAAGCACTCACCGCGGCCAAACCGGCCATCCAACCGGTGCATGTCGTCAATGTTCAGTGGCCTGGTCGGAATGTGCTGCAAACTACCACGATAACTGACCACACGTCTCAAGGTCCTCCAGTAGTGGGAGCCACCTAATGTGCACCCGAGAGTCAGAGGCATTTGGGAACCTTACACCCCCTATTAGCTGCATGATGTACCCTCTCGTGTACCTCATCAGGCGCTCCTCTGTGATGTCCTGCTCCAACTCTCCACAAATTGTGTTCTGCAATCACGTGAGCTTCACCGTCCACTTGGTCTGTGACTATCGGTCATCTGGGCCAGGAACAACACCAAGTAGCTGCTCACAGAACTCCTCAATAATGCATCTCTAATGGTGCTGCTCCCACCCACCAATGCATCCACTCACAGGATCACCGTCTATCCTGAACCCCAGCTGATAGGCTACGTCCTGCAGCGTGATAGTCATCTCCTCGCACGGTAGATGAAACGTGTGGGACTCAGGCCGCCACCTCTCTATCAAAGTCGAGGCAAGCGGCCAATCATGCTCGAATTCGACCATATAGGCCACATACTCAAACCCAGCTCGTCTGAGATATGGGCTAATCTGCTCTGGTGGCCGTGCTATCAAATTTTGCCTGGTGT contains:
- the LOC112769946 gene encoding uncharacterized protein; the encoded protein is MGHDHGRLDSKVIAQHIFTMVKADPTISIRVLQGGVERHFGYKASYQKVYNNAPRFVSLGTWVQLVTQLWPGSTDTVMFQQVFWIFSPRVKAFKHCKPLISVDVSHLYGKYGGTLLMAIAQDGNANILPIAFAVVKGETKESWSFFLSYLREHVTPQLGLIVISDRHKSIDGALNADGSLWKPPHAFQAFCTRHIASKFMTHFKNKDLKKVLINAAYSRSQREFAHYYGRFRGKNVAITNWLEEMSHSQWAQHAEEGRRFGHMTTNISECINAVMKGSRNLPITALVKSSYFRLGELFARKGSEALAQLQVGAKFSQTLMKAIEFNSKHMNTMNVYQFNRLRANFTVEELAAVPGSRQQNYQVLLNEGTCDCGYF